From a region of the Candidatus Bathyanammoxibius amoris genome:
- the trpC gene encoding indole-3-glycerol phosphate synthase TrpC: MILDEIYKHKLLELSRCKERRPLEQLEAALPNMAGTKDLEGALKTSSGLGLIAEVKAASPSKGILRHDMNPSQIALEYQEGGATAISVLTDEKFFHGRLAHLEDVRRVVRLPLLRKDFIIDEYQLVEARTSGADAVLLIAAILDEKKLEALLSSAGRLGLNCLVEVHTEGELKKVLDTPATLVGINNRDLHTFKTDLETTIRLRPLVPEDRTVVSESGIKSRGDVRRLEDAGVDAILVGEALVQSEDIERDIRELMGWD; this comes from the coding sequence GTGATACTCGATGAAATCTACAAACACAAACTCCTTGAACTTTCCCGGTGCAAGGAGCGACGTCCCCTGGAACAACTTGAGGCGGCCCTCCCTAACATGGCCGGCACCAAGGACTTAGAGGGCGCGTTGAAGACGTCCAGCGGTCTCGGGCTGATAGCCGAGGTGAAGGCGGCCTCGCCGTCAAAGGGCATTCTGCGTCACGATATGAATCCCTCGCAAATCGCTTTAGAGTACCAAGAAGGTGGCGCCACCGCAATATCTGTTCTTACTGACGAAAAATTCTTTCACGGAAGACTTGCTCACCTCGAAGACGTTAGAAGGGTGGTAAGGCTGCCCCTTCTTCGCAAGGACTTTATCATAGACGAGTACCAGCTCGTTGAGGCCAGGACGAGCGGCGCGGATGCCGTACTCCTTATTGCGGCTATTCTCGATGAGAAAAAACTGGAGGCGCTTCTGAGCAGTGCCGGCCGGTTGGGCCTCAATTGCCTGGTGGAGGTGCATACGGAGGGAGAGCTTAAAAAAGTGCTCGATACGCCGGCGACATTAGTAGGGATAAACAACAGGGACCTCCATACGTTCAAGACCGACCTCGAGACCACCATCAGACTCAGGCCGCTTGTTCCTGAGGACAGGACGGTCGTCAGCGAAAGCGGTATCAAATCGAGGGGTGATGTAAGGCGTTTAGAAGACGCAGGGGTAGACGCAATACTCGTGGGAGAGGCCCTGGTACAGTCAGAAGATATTGAGAGAGATATAAGGGAGCTTATGGGATGGGACTGA
- a CDS encoding ParB/RepB/Spo0J family partition protein — protein MPEVKEIMLDRGKLGRSLDSLLGNIAEVEPTDSILQISPESIQPNPHQPRREFSPQAIGSLVESIREHGMLQPILVRPAKDGYQLLAGERRWRAAKELGLGSIPAIVKEATSKQSLGIALVENLQREDLNPIERAKAFWELMEVFGLTQEQVGKYVGMDRSSVANTLRLLELSIEIQEHVSRGTISQGHARALLAAKGESLQQRLCQRVIDEGLTVRQTEALAASVSKNARRKRQNGRNGNNHNAREHEDRLSMALGTKVQIRHSGSKGKVVIHFNGNPQFEDLMSRLCGG, from the coding sequence ATGCCGGAGGTAAAAGAGATTATGTTGGACAGGGGAAAACTAGGCAGGAGCCTAGACTCGCTCCTCGGAAATATTGCTGAGGTAGAACCAACCGATAGTATCCTGCAGATTAGTCCGGAAAGCATTCAACCCAATCCTCATCAGCCGCGAAGGGAATTTTCACCACAGGCCATAGGCTCGCTTGTAGAATCTATACGAGAACATGGCATGCTCCAGCCGATACTGGTCCGGCCAGCCAAGGACGGTTACCAGCTCCTGGCGGGAGAGAGGAGGTGGCGCGCCGCAAAGGAACTCGGGTTGGGCAGTATACCCGCCATTGTGAAGGAGGCCACGTCAAAGCAATCCCTGGGGATTGCATTAGTAGAGAACCTGCAGCGTGAGGACCTGAACCCCATAGAGAGGGCCAAGGCCTTCTGGGAGCTTATGGAGGTCTTCGGGCTTACACAGGAGCAGGTTGGAAAGTATGTCGGCATGGACCGCTCTTCTGTTGCTAACACCCTGCGGCTGTTAGAATTGTCGATAGAAATCCAGGAGCATGTTTCACGTGGAACAATCTCACAAGGGCATGCCAGGGCATTGCTCGCGGCCAAGGGTGAATCGCTTCAGCAGAGATTGTGTCAGAGGGTAATTGACGAGGGGCTTACGGTAAGACAGACGGAGGCCCTGGCCGCCAGCGTAAGTAAAAATGCCCGGCGGAAGCGGCAAAATGGCAGAAATGGCAACAACCATAATGCCCGTGAACATGAAGACAGATTGAGCATGGCCCTGGGGACAAAGGTTCAGATACGCCACAGCGGCAGTAAAGGTAAGGTGGTCATCCACTTCAACGGAAATCCCCAGTTTGAAGACCTTATGAGCCGGCTCTGTGGGGGATAG
- a CDS encoding thiamine pyrophosphate-binding protein, which produces MRIADYIFKRLKEEGVEYTFGIPGDFILPLYAAQERCGMKTVVMTNEPSAGYAADVYARLKGLGVAIVTQGVGALSMVNPIALAYAEKSPVIVLTGAPEIAGRDPDALFHHRVKRYESQHKIYQEVTASTAVLNDELSAISEIDRVIDTTKKLSRPGYIEIPRDMVNVDAPPRCVTKREKTGNKDPVLKEALGEIINRLNTSRRPVIYAGVEIERFGLMKDLARLAEKLNMPVATTLLGKSVLPESHPNFIGNYIGKLSPKHVRDYVEGSDCILSLGSLPIDFGVADVFASYTPHIIQATSEQVCVSHHCYKDVNLQDVMKGLLKTKTLKRRSFKPPRKETVRKKKARAAKKLTVATIIDELNNFLTNKHLVISDVGDPLFASVELKTDIFIGPAYYASMGFATPGAIGAQLALPSRRPVVLVGDGCFQMTGVELSTAKKMGLNPIVIVFDNSSFATLKVLDKERDYLHVHPWDYVGLARSLGGNGTQVSTSTDFTKALRTATNSKDFYLIDAIIDEDDISPTLGRLAKDFRPRIQSLMK; this is translated from the coding sequence GTGCGCATCGCGGACTACATATTCAAGAGGCTGAAGGAGGAGGGGGTGGAGTACACCTTCGGCATCCCCGGCGACTTCATCCTGCCCCTTTATGCGGCTCAGGAGAGGTGCGGGATGAAGACGGTGGTGATGACGAACGAACCCTCCGCCGGTTATGCCGCCGACGTCTATGCACGCCTCAAAGGACTGGGAGTGGCAATCGTCACCCAGGGTGTCGGCGCGTTAAGCATGGTCAACCCCATCGCCCTCGCCTACGCGGAAAAATCTCCCGTCATCGTGCTGACCGGCGCCCCTGAGATAGCCGGTAGAGATCCGGACGCGCTCTTCCATCACAGGGTAAAGCGCTACGAGTCACAACACAAGATATACCAAGAGGTTACGGCATCCACGGCCGTCCTGAACGACGAACTAAGCGCTATTTCTGAGATAGACAGGGTAATAGATACCACAAAAAAACTCTCCCGTCCGGGCTACATTGAGATACCCAGGGATATGGTCAATGTCGATGCGCCGCCCAGGTGCGTCACTAAACGCGAGAAGACCGGCAACAAGGACCCGGTACTGAAAGAGGCCCTTGGGGAGATAATCAACAGACTCAACACCAGTCGCCGTCCGGTCATATACGCAGGCGTCGAGATTGAACGCTTTGGTCTGATGAAAGACCTGGCGAGGCTGGCAGAAAAACTGAACATGCCCGTGGCCACAACCCTTCTGGGCAAATCCGTACTACCCGAGAGTCACCCGAATTTCATCGGCAATTATATCGGCAAGCTCAGCCCAAAACACGTAAGGGACTATGTTGAGGGGTCTGACTGCATACTCTCACTCGGCTCGTTACCCATAGACTTCGGCGTGGCGGATGTATTCGCCTCCTACACACCACACATAATACAGGCGACCTCGGAGCAGGTATGTGTGAGCCACCACTGCTACAAGGACGTAAACCTTCAAGACGTGATGAAGGGCCTGTTAAAGACAAAGACACTAAAAAGGCGCTCGTTTAAACCCCCGAGGAAAGAGACCGTCAGAAAGAAGAAGGCACGTGCAGCAAAGAAGCTCACTGTAGCAACTATCATCGATGAGCTGAACAATTTTCTAACGAACAAACACCTGGTAATTAGCGACGTTGGCGACCCGTTGTTTGCCTCTGTTGAATTGAAGACGGACATCTTTATCGGACCCGCATACTACGCGAGCATGGGCTTCGCCACACCCGGCGCAATAGGCGCCCAACTGGCCCTGCCCTCCCGGAGACCCGTTGTGCTGGTGGGCGACGGGTGTTTCCAGATGACGGGGGTTGAACTTTCAACCGCAAAGAAGATGGGCCTCAACCCTATCGTCATTGTGTTTGACAACAGCAGCTTTGCTACACTTAAGGTGCTGGACAAGGAGAGGGATTATCTCCACGTCCACCCATGGGACTACGTGGGTCTGGCCAGGAGCCTTGGGGGAAACGGCACGCAAGTCTCTACCTCAACAGACTTTACAAAAGCACTCCGCACGGCAACCAACAGCAAAGACTTCTATCTGATAGACGCCATAATCGACGAAGACGATATCTCGCCCACGCTGGGCCGCCTGGCAAAGGATTTCCGCCCCCGCATTCAATCATTGATGAAATGA
- a CDS encoding hydrogenase small subunit, whose protein sequence is MEKSIYEEFLERGLTRRDFLGFCAAMVGTLALPWDAVAKVEKALKSSRRLPLIWLELQSCTADTESFLRASNPSASQLILDVLAINYSETLMAAAGHQAEEVLWKTVEEEKGKYVAVIEGSIPTADGGVYCTIGGETALERTKRVCKDAAAVVNVGTCACFGGLPSARPDPTGAKSVEEAIPGVRNLINLPACPVNVVNVSATLVHLLTFGGIPSKDRLHRPLFAYGRRIHDSCERRGSYDAGYFVEKWGDEGHRRGGCLYKMGCKGPATFHNCPKVRWNGGTSWPVGSGHPCIGCAEPNFWDSMSPFYEHLPTVPGFGVATSVDKVGAGLVAATAALFLLHGAGSWVRDRIIRKQEEKEEKEGQE, encoded by the coding sequence ATGGAGAAATCCATATACGAAGAGTTCCTGGAAAGGGGTCTCACCCGCCGCGACTTCCTGGGTTTCTGCGCCGCGATGGTTGGAACGCTGGCCCTCCCCTGGGATGCGGTGGCGAAGGTCGAGAAGGCCCTGAAATCCTCCAGACGGCTTCCTCTCATATGGCTTGAGCTGCAAAGCTGCACGGCCGATACCGAGTCTTTCCTGCGCGCGAGCAATCCTTCCGCGTCTCAACTTATCCTCGACGTCCTTGCGATAAACTATTCAGAGACCCTTATGGCCGCGGCGGGCCATCAGGCTGAAGAGGTATTGTGGAAGACGGTTGAAGAGGAAAAGGGAAAGTATGTCGCGGTCATAGAGGGTTCCATACCGACCGCGGACGGCGGTGTCTACTGTACCATCGGCGGGGAGACGGCCCTTGAGAGGACCAAAAGGGTTTGTAAAGATGCCGCGGCGGTTGTGAACGTCGGAACGTGCGCATGTTTTGGCGGTCTTCCCAGTGCAAGGCCCGACCCTACGGGGGCGAAGAGTGTCGAAGAGGCCATCCCCGGCGTTCGGAACCTGATTAACCTGCCGGCCTGTCCGGTAAACGTGGTAAACGTCTCGGCCACACTTGTCCACCTGTTGACGTTCGGCGGCATTCCGTCAAAGGACCGGTTACATCGGCCGCTGTTCGCCTACGGCAGGAGGATACATGATTCTTGTGAGCGGCGCGGTTCCTACGACGCGGGGTATTTTGTGGAGAAGTGGGGCGACGAGGGTCACAGGAGGGGCGGGTGTCTGTATAAGATGGGGTGCAAGGGCCCTGCGACCTTCCATAACTGCCCCAAAGTACGCTGGAACGGCGGCACGAGCTGGCCGGTCGGCAGCGGACATCCTTGTATTGGTTGCGCCGAGCCGAATTTCTGGGACAGCATGTCGCCTTTTTATGAACACCTGCCGACTGTACCCGGTTTCGGCGTGGCGACCTCGGTGGACAAGGTCGGCGCGGGGCTGGTAGCGGCGACTGCCGCCCTGTTCCTGCTCCATGGCGCGGGGAGCTGGGTCAGGGATAGAATCATACGAAAACAGGAAGAGAAGGAAGAAAAAGAAGGCCAAGAATAG
- a CDS encoding methyltransferase domain-containing protein, giving the protein MEKTHAPEEIIQKTRARFTRIAKDPSSEKRFPVGLESAKHLGYDADEIDSMPDSVTESFAGVGCPIALGPINEGETVLDLGCGAGLDSLLAARRVGPEGRVIGIDMTPDMVRKASENGQKLGVENVEFRQGSAEQLSLGNTSVDIVLSNGVINLCPDKGRVVSEIYRVLRPGGRLYVADITLEDGVDQATVEKLGTWSD; this is encoded by the coding sequence ATGGAAAAGACACACGCTCCCGAAGAAATCATACAAAAGACGCGTGCCCGTTTTACGCGCATCGCCAAAGACCCGTCTTCTGAAAAGAGGTTCCCCGTCGGCCTGGAGAGCGCAAAACACCTCGGGTATGATGCGGACGAAATAGATTCAATGCCGGATTCTGTAACCGAGTCCTTTGCGGGTGTTGGTTGCCCAATTGCCCTTGGCCCGATAAACGAGGGAGAGACGGTGCTTGACCTTGGCTGCGGTGCAGGACTTGACAGCCTTCTTGCGGCACGCAGGGTGGGCCCGGAGGGGCGTGTCATAGGGATTGATATGACACCCGATATGGTGCGCAAGGCAAGTGAAAACGGCCAGAAGCTTGGGGTAGAGAACGTAGAATTTCGGCAAGGTTCGGCGGAGCAACTGTCTCTGGGAAATACCTCAGTCGATATCGTCCTTTCAAATGGTGTTATAAATCTCTGTCCCGATAAAGGACGTGTCGTTTCGGAAATTTATCGTGTCCTTCGCCCCGGAGGGCGTCTCTACGTGGCAGACATTACCCTTGAGGATGGGGTAGACCAGGCCACGGTAGAAAAACTCGGCACATGGTCCGACTGA
- a CDS encoding nickel-dependent hydrogenase large subunit, whose translation MEVDPEKHLVTDAFSCATMFRGIEIILKGRDPRDAWLFAQRICGVCTVVHAMASIRAVENALDIRIPPTARLIRNIITATQFVHDHTIHFYHLHALDWVDITSALKADPAGTATLAESISDWSPSGTAYFRGVRDRLKKFVGSGQMGPFSNAYWGHPAYKLPPEANLLAVAHYLEALEWQKDFVRIHAILGGKNPHLQSLIVGGVSVPVDPNSEDALNAGTIATIRDLAVKARDFVEKVYLPDLLAIASFYKEWGVIGRGVGNYLSYGEFPMSDNPRDVYIPAGIILEENLGKVHTVDQEKIAEYVTRSWFEYSGGDKEGRHPFKGETKPRYTGPKPPYKEIGTDGEYSWLKAPRYEGRVMEVGPLARMLVAYASGHERVKGLVDGALKTLDVPAEALFSTLGRTLARGVETVVLAEKIIDWTDELAVNMGRGEIQIHAGERWDPSEWPAEAMGYGLHEAPRGALGHWIHIKDRSIHNYQCVVPSTWNLGPRDDRGQIGPVEKALIGTPVADPAQPLEILRTVHSFDPCMACGVHLYDTRGKELNFVKVG comes from the coding sequence GTGGAGGTAGACCCGGAGAAACACCTTGTCACAGACGCCTTCTCGTGTGCCACTATGTTCCGCGGCATAGAGATAATCCTTAAGGGCAGGGATCCCAGAGACGCGTGGCTCTTTGCGCAGAGGATATGCGGCGTCTGCACCGTGGTCCACGCCATGGCGTCAATACGCGCGGTGGAGAATGCCCTGGATATCCGTATCCCTCCCACCGCCCGTCTCATAAGAAATATAATTACGGCCACACAGTTTGTCCACGACCATACGATCCACTTCTACCACCTGCATGCCCTGGACTGGGTGGACATTACCTCTGCGCTCAAGGCCGACCCCGCCGGGACCGCCACACTCGCAGAGTCTATCTCAGACTGGAGCCCGTCCGGAACGGCCTACTTCAGGGGTGTGCGGGACAGGCTCAAGAAGTTTGTGGGGAGCGGGCAGATGGGGCCGTTCTCGAACGCCTACTGGGGACATCCCGCGTACAAGCTACCCCCGGAGGCAAACCTGCTTGCCGTGGCCCATTATCTTGAGGCCCTGGAATGGCAGAAAGATTTTGTAAGGATACACGCGATCCTGGGCGGTAAGAACCCGCACCTCCAGTCGCTCATCGTGGGCGGCGTATCTGTCCCCGTTGACCCGAATAGCGAGGACGCCCTGAATGCCGGCACCATCGCTACCATAAGAGACCTGGCCGTGAAGGCCCGGGATTTTGTGGAAAAGGTCTACCTGCCCGACTTGCTGGCGATTGCCTCGTTCTATAAGGAGTGGGGGGTGATAGGAAGGGGTGTCGGGAACTATCTATCGTACGGCGAATTCCCCATGAGCGACAACCCGCGGGACGTGTATATACCCGCCGGGATAATTCTTGAAGAAAATCTGGGTAAGGTACACACGGTTGACCAGGAAAAGATAGCTGAATACGTGACCCGTTCATGGTTTGAGTACTCCGGGGGCGACAAAGAGGGCAGGCACCCGTTCAAGGGGGAGACGAAGCCGCGGTATACCGGGCCAAAACCTCCTTACAAAGAGATTGGCACGGACGGCGAGTACAGCTGGTTAAAGGCCCCGCGGTATGAAGGGAGGGTGATGGAGGTAGGACCGCTTGCCAGGATGCTGGTTGCCTACGCCTCAGGCCATGAAAGGGTAAAGGGGCTCGTAGACGGCGCGCTCAAGACCCTGGACGTCCCGGCCGAGGCCCTGTTCTCTACGCTGGGCAGGACGCTTGCGCGGGGCGTGGAAACGGTGGTTCTGGCCGAGAAGATAATTGACTGGACGGATGAACTGGCCGTGAACATGGGCAGGGGCGAAATTCAGATACACGCCGGTGAGCGGTGGGACCCGTCGGAATGGCCTGCCGAAGCGATGGGTTACGGTCTCCACGAGGCCCCCCGCGGCGCGCTGGGACACTGGATACACATAAAGGACAGAAGCATCCACAACTACCAGTGTGTGGTCCCAAGCACCTGGAACCTGGGGCCGAGAGATGACAGGGGACAGATAGGCCCCGTGGAAAAGGCCCTTATTGGTACACCGGTGGCGGACCCGGCACAACCCCTGGAGATATTGAGGACCGTGCATTCTTTTGACCCCTGCATGGCATGCGGTGTTCACCTCTACGACACCCGGGGAAAGGAATTGAATTTCGTAAAGGTGGGATAG